The following proteins come from a genomic window of Phnomibacter ginsenosidimutans:
- a CDS encoding sigma-70 family RNA polymerase sigma factor, with translation MGDQKALERLTTANLRFVVSVAKQYQHQGLSLSDLINEGNLGLIKAAQRFDETKGFKFISYAVWWIRQSILQALAEQGRLVRLPQNKIGTYNKANKAYMAFEQEHEREPSTEELADILEMSETEINNIFQSNTRHSSLDAPVHEAEDVAMGDLLEGSDDTDDDVMKDSLREEIRRVLKSLSPREAEIVSAYFGLDGENGVTIEQIGQKYDLTKERIRQIKERAIKRLQKARYSNSLKSYLG, from the coding sequence ATGGGTGATCAGAAGGCTCTGGAACGCCTGACCACCGCCAACCTGCGCTTTGTGGTATCAGTAGCCAAGCAGTACCAACACCAGGGCTTGTCGCTGAGTGATCTGATTAATGAAGGTAATCTGGGGCTGATCAAAGCAGCCCAGCGTTTTGATGAAACCAAGGGTTTCAAATTCATTTCTTACGCTGTATGGTGGATTCGCCAGTCCATCTTGCAAGCGTTGGCAGAGCAGGGAAGATTAGTCCGCCTGCCTCAAAACAAAATTGGCACCTACAACAAAGCCAACAAGGCTTACATGGCTTTCGAGCAAGAACATGAGCGGGAACCTTCTACAGAAGAACTGGCTGATATTCTTGAAATGAGTGAAACCGAAATCAACAACATTTTCCAGAGCAACACCCGCCACAGCAGCCTCGATGCCCCCGTGCACGAAGCCGAAGATGTGGCCATGGGCGACCTGCTGGAAGGTAGCGACGACACTGACGACGATGTGATGAAAGACTCACTTCGGGAGGAAATTCGCCGTGTGCTGAAATCGTTGAGCCCTCGTGAAGCAGAAATCGTATCGGCTTACTTTGGTTTGGATGGAGAAAATGGTGTAACCATTGAGCAAATTGGTCAGAAGTATGATTTGACCAAGGAGCGTATCCGT